One Carya illinoinensis cultivar Pawnee chromosome 5, C.illinoinensisPawnee_v1, whole genome shotgun sequence genomic window, CCAGCACTACTCATCACTATACGAGTGCATTGAAGCATTCCATTTTCCATGAGTACATAGACACATGCATGAATACAATTATACTAATAAATATggatttatgcatatatatatatatatatataaatacacgcacatgtatatatattggaaataaaattttccttgtACCAGTGTATTCACAAAGCATAGAATCTTTCTTCGATGGCCTTTGCAGCTCTGCAAAGGCAAGGCAAGGCAAAGGATCTGAAAttggaaaagaggaaaaaaatagaaatttttaacaaaataactgATACATAAAAGGCAACGAAACAAAGGATGAAGGAAATGTTTAAGTAGACCTTCGAAAATTCAAAAGACAGTTCATATCTGATCGGCGAGGAATGAGAGAAAAATCTAAGGAAAGGACATTGTGCTGAACTTTTTAAGTGAGATCATTTTTATTCTGAGAGTTTTTATCTAGGCGTTGGGTCCTAGAGTAGAAAACGGATTGCCTTTCCTGATAGACTCAGAAATCACCTCATAAATCATAGAAATCATAAGCACAACACCAactcataaatcataaaatcGTGCAATAACAGCCCAGAAATAAAACCCATCTCAAAAATCATAAGCACAAGCCAACTCATAAATCATAAAACCGTGCAATAACAGCCCAGAAATAAAACCCATCTCAAAAATCATAAGCACAACTCAactcataaatcataaaatcGTGCAATAATATAGATCTAGGATTCTGGTTGATCATACCGAACGATGGCAAAGGAGAAGCAACCTGTAACGACTGAAGCTGGAAATCTAAGGTTCTTCTTCAGTCGGCACTGAGGAGAAGCATCGAGGGACCATGTGAACCGGGTACTCGCAGGGGAGAGAGATTTCTCAGAACCCTAGATCTGCGATTGGGTATTCGTAGGGGAGAGAATCGAATTTGAGATGAGAGATTTGGTGAGGGGAGAGAAGGGGGGAGAGGGATTCAGATTCAAGACAGAGAAACATGCACACCAGAGCAGATTTGGTGCAGGGAGAGAaggggggagagggagagaaggggggagagggagagattCAGAttcaagagagagaaagagggacacGATAGACGATTTGGTTCGGGGAGAAAAGGGGGGGGATTCAGATTCAAGACAGAGAAACATGCACACCAGAGCCGATTTGGTGCGGGGAGAGAaggggggagagggagggattCAGAttcaagagagagaaagagggacacGATAGACAATTTGGTTCGGGGAGAAAaggggggagagggagggattCAGATTCAAGACAGAGAAACAGGCACACGAGAGAGGGAGTCACACAAGTAGACCGAATTCAAGTTAGACTGGGTTTGCCACATCACATTCGTGTGGTGTGTGATTTGCCAACCGGCTTAAGAATAGATTTTCTCAacaaaaaatttgtatttatcTCGTGCCAATTAGTTTGAAATTTAAGGatgttttaaaattgaaatttatatgGAAGCCATGGGAAAGagagattattttttttcttttataagaaaaaaatacggATAATTTTCTGACTGTCTttgtaagaagaggaagtttgTTCCATGTTTACACGGTAGGAGAGGAAAGAATTTCCCTTTTTTATTCTTGCACTTTTACTTTCTTTATGAATAATGCCACATAGAACCTATCTAACTGGGATTTAATCCATGGATAGGAAAATATCCGGAAAATAGAGAATGGAAGAGCCTTTACATAGTCATTATTTAGgaaataagatatatatatatatatatatatatatatatatatgcttctaAGCACAAAACAAAGAAGATGTACGATACAGGACAGCAGATTCCATACTAGTTTTATCCAAAATTCAAGAGAACAGCATCCTTGTTGCTTCTGCTCTatggttgagaaattgaacCTCCTGTCCTGTATCATTTATGTGCTCATCAAATCCCATCAACCCTTCTCTATTAATTCAGCTAAAACATGAAAAATCttccaaaaaaataacatatgaACGGAGATTTCCATAAGAGAAATGGTTTTCATCTTAGATTTGTCACTCCCATTTAAATGGTCCCAAATAACAGCACTTAAAACTTGTCATGGATGATAACAAGATTTGGTACGCATGATGACATTACTCTTTCCATTATTACATCTAAATAAATACAAGGCACCTCAAACATAAGAACAAAGGAAACGCGGCATTTAACTCAAAAGTGACCGCATCTGCCTTTTATTTGGGTAAACGCCACATGAAGACGAACTTAAATGCAGAATCTACGGGGGGATGGAAATGGCATTATAACTGGCTTCAGTTGGAAGGATCAGAATTTGCGGGAGTGAATTTGAGTGAAACGCTATTGACACAATGGCGCTCATCCGTGGGTGTCTGAAAACCCTCTCCTTTAAATACATGGCCAAgatgcccaccacaagctgcGCATGTGATTTCGACCCTCCTCCCATCTGGGTCCGGCTGATTATGTTAAGATCTCATTAATAAATAGAGCAAAAATATGAAGTAATATAGATGAACgtgaaagaaaaaggagaaaaaatgtAAAGACTAGAGGACAGATGCTACATTTCGATTTATGGCTCCAGGGAGACCTTCATAGAAAGCTGGCCAACCACAACCAGAGTTGAATTTGGTTGTAGACCTATAGAGAGGCGTTCCACATCCTGCACAGAGATAAACTCCCTCGGCAAAGAACTTGTCGTATTCTCCTGAGCCTGGATACCTGTATAGTTCCCAACGATGTCAAACTGTATAGAAagctcttttaatttttaaacaaaaacacatatCCATAACAAACTAATATGGAATGCATATTCTCTTTGTGACCAAAATTTGTTACCAAGTTGCTTCCCAAAACAAATTGGATTCTAGCTTCTTGCTCTATCGCCTCAATTGAATTACTTCGAGTAATCAGAAGAGAATTGTGATGTcttaaccaatttaaaacatatgGACTACCTCCTAAATAAACTTTGCTCTTCTCTTTCTGCTTCtattatttcttgaaattaCAATTTGCCAAGGCTTTTGTTTCTGAACCAGAACTTATCGTCCATGGGGCCCAACATCCATAAACAGTTATTTTAGCTAATTCTTAGGTTCATTTATCTTTTCCCACaccctttttcctctttcttatATCTATTATAAAATGTAACAAGCCAACATCTTGTGGATACACTTCTAACAAGTAGTCAGAGGCTTAAATGTCTACATTTTCTAAGACCTGTCACGGGTTTAAGGTTCTGACACAGTGCATTGTGATGTACACAGCTCAACATCAATCATGCATTTTGTCAGAGGCATTGGCCACATGCATCAACCAAATGCATAAGTGGTTACACATGGGATGAGAAACCATCATCCACAGCCTAGAAAATGTCTGTGGATATGATTATCAAGCCAAAACTTCAAGTAACCATGCCTGCTAAAGAAGAATGACAACAATTGCATGGTTCATGAAATGGATGCATCGAAGTTGCAGTTTCTTTCATGAGAAGAAGTACCGAAGTCATAACAACTTATCTTCCAGTATATTTTCCCAATTTGGTATCTTGAATCCAACAAAAGGAATGAGCACCAAGCAAGCAGGCAAGTTGGGGTTATGTAACTAGTTTACTTCTCGATGGTGGATCGGAAGGGTTCTATCTCGGCAGTGAGGTTCAGAtcataaacttattttattttcaattctttaaGACTTTCTTGTCATCACAAACAATTTCCAGCCCCAATCTCCAAAGTCTGCGATATTAAAACAATACAGAGCAATCGAACAAAACCCCACAATAGACCAACATTCAATCAAATTGTTAAGTCCCTATTCTACGCAAAAATACTTTAAACACATGAGAATCATACTTACTCTGTGCCCTTTTGCCTCAGAATCCGAAACTGCTCGGGCGAGAGGATGGCTTGCCACTCCTCCTCCGACTTCTGGACCGACCCAGTTGCAGCCATGGCTACAAAACCACCACGAAAGCTACGCTTACTCCGATGACACGATCCGCCAAACCCAATTGCAGAAATGGGAGCGGTAATTATGGGTTTTGGAGCAAAGGTTCTAAAATGGATCCCAAAGAGAGAGGTTCGTGCAGTCTTTGGTTGAAAGAGGAGCTTTGAGTGAGTGGGTTTGGTCGTGGGATTGAGGATTATGGTTTTGGAGGAAGAGAGGGGTAATGTTCTCGGAATTTGGAAGCCCATTTGGGAACTTAGGGACTCGGAGAAGTGGACATCCAGTTCCAGTCGGCAGTTCAGGAGGCTTACATATAAAGAAGAtaggaaaattctatgtgcagtcattttcgCGGATTTTTTTGTGCACTTCAGTGATataattggttgtgtattaaaaaaaaattaatctagccaatcatatcagtggaatgCGTAAGGAATGCACAAAAATGACTCtacgtaacattactctataagaTAATGTGCAACGCCATTTTCTGTCTATTTTTCTGACCaccttaaaagttaaaaggacGTGTACAAATCTGGACCTTAAGATGCAACATTAATGGACGTACGATATTACATAAATTTGGTTGAATTTTATTGTGAAATGTCACGACTCGTTTGGTTACAATGATAtcatcattttatcttattttatctcgtataattattatataattttttaaaatttttatataaaatataataaataatttaattttttaaaataaaaattatattttaataatattatattaaatttttaatttttattttattttatcttatctcatttataCACTAAGCAAAACTTAATTGGattgtttaaattttgaaaattcattcttcaaagtcaataattagtaattactgttttttaaataaaataaagtcatagtttttaacttttttttttgaacaaaaAGTCCACTATTATTAAacttacaatttaaaaaaaaaaaaaatcttatcaagTAGTTGGTTGgccaccattttttattttattattatgttttttttactttcTAAGAACGAGAATGGGCATTATTCGACATTTCAAGCACGTTTTGTTTGGACATTTTTTGTCGTGAAGAATCGCAGATGTTTTAGAAACGTAAGAATATCCTCTATTCTAAATGAATAATTGCATGCTACTTTGTTTTGAGTTCTTCATCTCCAATCACAGTTATTAacgattttataaattaaattaactttataataaataaaatctgaaagtatttctttttttaaaaactggTTGGCTTCTTATATTTGTAcagtgaaataagatgagatgattttatataaaagttaaaattgaataaaatattcttaaaatattatttttaatattattttattttagaatttaaaaaagttgaattgatatttaaaaaaattaaattatttattatattttatgtaaaaatttgataaagttattatgatgaaatatgttgaaaattttcaaaacagtaataaaatagtttgtgaataataatgagatagtttgggttgaatattttttaaattttgaaaaataagagaaaaaaaattaaataaaaaattataaaattaaaataatgtaaaaatataattttatttaaaaattaaaaaaattgaaattatttgttattttaaatttataaaataatatcagatgaaaattttattataaccCGAGTTCTCAAAAGGCCAAACCTGCCTGTCTGCTGACCAGAAAAATTTTGATACGGAATTTATGGTCCAACAAATACAACTAagaattattcaaataaaaaaaacgaGGAAGAAAACATGGTGGCCGGTGGGGATGGGGCCGTGGGAGTATGGAAAGAACGCGCCTCATAATTTTCACGTTCTGGCTTTGGTCAAATCATTCGCACCAATCCAATAACTACATTCCTACCCCAACTGTTTGAACTTTTCagtcaacctctctctctctctctctctaaaaacaCACGTATATTCTGCATATTATATATGCAGCGTCTCTCAAAATCGCTGCAGCTCGGAGCTCTCTCACCCTGCGCATTTTTCAATGGCGGTCGCTCCTATTGGCTTCGCCACCTCTCCTCCTCTATCTATGAATGCAAACCGCATCACGGCCACTGCCACGACATTTTCTTCCACGTCCTCTTATTCTCATCAGGTTTCAAAATTGCCCAAGACCTTTAAGAGCAGTAGTCCCTTGTTTTCCACGTGGAAACCATGTCTGAACCCTAGGTGCCAGGTTTTGTTCCCGGACGAGAGGATCGATTCGAGGGCGCTGAGTGCTTCACCTCTCGAGCTGCTCAAGTCGTCTCCTGCTAACAGTGAGCCTCGTTTTGGATAATCTAATCTCCTTCTTTTATGCTTAAGTTGGGTTTTTGTTCTGATTTCACACGCACAAACACTCATGTATACAAATTATTGTTAATTGGTTTGGCCAAATTCTTCTAATAAaagttttacttatatatatatatatataaaagaacaaCTGATATTTTGGGATTTTCGATTCAGCATTCAACGTTGAGAATTTTGACGATTCGCTATTTTCATAAATTATAATGTTTCCGTGCGTTCGATCTGAGGATGGTGCCTTCAAATTTCGACCACCTCGTACAACTGAATCCATGTTGGGGCACCTATCACACCCAATCTTGGATCCATAGTTGGGTACATTTTATTTCGCCAGTCCTTGCGGTGATTTTGTGGAAGAAAGAACCTTAAATTTCTCCTGTACTGGTTTGGTGTGCTGCCGCCTGCTGTGATTGCATGAGACTCGAAGTTGTAGTGAGAGTGGATTTTAATCACGCTGTGTCGATTTCTGAGTCCTTTTGTCTTCTTGTCCAATTCCTCATAGATGAGTTgtgattaaagttaaaaattaaataaaatattattagaatgtattattttaatattatttttatattgagatttgagaaaattatattgaaatttgaaaaagttaaattatttattttattttgtatgaaaatttggaaaagttataatgattagatgaaatgagatgagatgaaaagtttTGGAAAAATGAACGATAAGTGTCATAGGTGGTTATGGTGTTACATTTTGTACTCTGCTGCTTCTAAAATCTGTAGATACTTGTTCCCTTGAAAGGAATTGAGGATAAATGTGGCTTTTAGTTCTATTGCCCATTAACAAATCCTCATTGTAATTTACTTAGGTAGCTAATTTGAACTATTCCTGCCTTTTTTGCTAGGATATACCAAGGAAAGAAGCAGCATTGTTGTCATAGGGCTTAATGTTCACACTGCACCAGTGGAGATACGTGAAAAACTAGCCATCCCAGAAGCACAGTGGCCTCAAGGCATTAGTGAGCTCTGTGCTATGAACCATATAGAAGAAGCTGCTGTTCTTAGTACTTGTAACCGAATGGAAATATATGTTGTGGCTCTGTCTCAGCATCGTGGGGTTAAAGAAGTGACTGAATGGATGTCAAAGGTATTTATTAGCATCTGTGCTTCATGACATTTAATAAAAACAGTGATCCGAATTCCTTCGATACTTAGCCtgtaatctataaataataaatgctTTGGCTGCTGCAGATAAGTGGGATTCCTGTTTCAGAGCTTTGTAAGCACCTATTTGTGTTGTATAACAAAGATGCCACCCAGCATCTGTTTGAAGTAGCCGCTGGGCTTGACTCTCTTGTTCTAGGGGAAGGCCAAATCCTTGCTCAGGTAAAACAAGTTGTTAAAGTTGGACAAGGAGTTGCTGGCTTTGATAGGAAAATCAGTGGCATGTTCAAGCATGCAATCACTGTTGGTAAGCGGGTTAGAAGTGAGACAAACATTGCCTCAGGGTCTGTTTCTGTCAGTTCTGCTGCTGTGGAACTTGCCTTAATGAAGCTTCCAGATTCATCTTATGCTGCTGTTCGAGTGCTGGTGATTGGAGCTGGGAAGATGGGGAAACTTGTGATCAAACACTTGGTTGCAAAAGGGTGCAGAAACATGGTTGTTCTGAATAGAACTGAAGAAAGAGTTGCTGCCATACGTAAAGAGCTCAAGGATGTTGAAATAATCTACAAACCCATGACAGAAATGTTAGCATGTGCTGCTGATGCTGATGTGGTTTTTACCAGCACTGCATCAGAAACCCCATTATTCTTGAAAGAGCATGTAGAGATGCTCCCCAATGTGCAATCAGAAGTTGGAAGGCGGCTTTTTATCGATATCTCTGTTCCCAGGAATGTGGAACCATGTGTCTTAGATCTTGAGACTGCAGTCGTTTACAATGTGGATGACCTCAATGAAGTTGTGTTAGCTAACAAGGAGGATAGACTCCGAAATGCCACGGAGGCTCAGACAATTATACAGGAGGAATCGAACAAATTTGAAGCTTGGAAGGATTCCCTTGAGACTGTTCCTACCATCAAGAAGTTAAAAGGCTATTTTGAAAGGATCAGGGATGCTGAGCTGAACAAGTGTTTATCAA contains:
- the LOC122311667 gene encoding peptide methionine sulfoxide reductase B5-like, whose protein sequence is MTAHRIFLSSLYVSLLNCRLELDVHFSESLSSQMGFQIPRTLPLSSSKTIILNPTTKPTHSKLLFQPKTARTSLFGIHFRTFAPKPIITAPISAIGFGGSCHRSKRSFRGGFVAMAATGSVQKSEEEWQAILSPEQFRILRQKGTEYPGSGEYDKFFAEGVYLCAGCGTPLYRSTTKFNSGCGWPAFYEGLPGAINRNPDPDGRRVEITCAACGGHLGHVFKGEGFQTPTDERHCVNSVSLKFTPANSDPSN
- the LOC122310984 gene encoding glutamyl-tRNA reductase 2, chloroplastic-like, which translates into the protein MAVAPIGFATSPPLSMNANRITATATTFSSTSSYSHQVSKLPKTFKSSSPLFSTWKPCLNPRCQVLFPDERIDSRALSASPLELLKSSPANRYTKERSSIVVIGLNVHTAPVEIREKLAIPEAQWPQGISELCAMNHIEEAAVLSTCNRMEIYVVALSQHRGVKEVTEWMSKISGIPVSELCKHLFVLYNKDATQHLFEVAAGLDSLVLGEGQILAQVKQVVKVGQGVAGFDRKISGMFKHAITVGKRVRSETNIASGSVSVSSAAVELALMKLPDSSYAAVRVLVIGAGKMGKLVIKHLVAKGCRNMVVLNRTEERVAAIRKELKDVEIIYKPMTEMLACAADADVVFTSTASETPLFLKEHVEMLPNVQSEVGRRLFIDISVPRNVEPCVLDLETAVVYNVDDLNEVVLANKEDRLRNATEAQTIIQEESNKFEAWKDSLETVPTIKKLKGYFERIRDAELNKCLSKIGDDMSDKNKAAIHDLSMSIVKKILHGPMQNLRCDDAHSLSEILENMRALNRMYDLETDKSILEQKFEAKMGRKSK